The following proteins come from a genomic window of Sardina pilchardus chromosome 1, fSarPil1.1, whole genome shotgun sequence:
- the LOC134085126 gene encoding GDP-L-fucose synthase-like has product MAEAAAGRTCVVVTGGSGLVGRAIERVVKEEGGARQGEEWIFLSSKDADLTDKEATRALFQRLRPTHVIHLAAMVGGLFRNMRLNLDFWRNNVFINDNVLQAAHEVGVVKVISCLSTCIFPDKTSYPINETMIHNGPPHDSNFGYSYAKRMIDVQNRGYFQQYGHRYTAVIPTNVFGPNDNFNIEDGHVLPGLIHKAYIAQKEGSPLTVWGSGTPRRQFIYSLDLARLFLWVLRDYNEVEPIILSVGEEDELSIKEAAQGVVEALQFKGEVIYDSSKADGQFKKTASNDKLRRYLPDFKFTPFNTAIKETCDWFVANYDKARK; this is encoded by the exons ATGGCGGAGGCGGCAGCTGGCAGGACGTGTGTGGTGGTCACGGGCGGCTCAGGCCTGGTGGGGCGAGCGATAGAGCGCGtggtgaaggaggagggaggagcgcgccagggagaggagtggatctttctctcctccaaaGACGCAGATCTcac AGACAAGGAGGCCACCAGAGCACTCTTCCAGAGACTCCGCCCCACACACGTCATCCACCTGGCCGCCATGGTGGGCGGACTGTTCCGGAATATGAGACTGAACCTAGACTTCTGG AGAAATAATGTCTTCATCAACGATAACGTCCTTCAGGCGGCTCATGAGGTCGGGGTGGTGAAGGTCATCTCCTGCCTGTCCACCTGCATCTTCCCAGATAAAACCAGCTACCCCATCAACGAGACCATG ATCCATAATGGTCCCCCGCATGATTCCAACTTTGGATACTCATATGCGAAGCGAATGATTGACGTGCAAAATAG GGGCTATTTCCAGCAGTACGGTCATCGGTACACAGCGGTGATCCCCACTAATGTGTTCGGACCCAACGACAACTTCAACATCGAGGATGGACACGTCCTCCCCGGACTCATTCACAAGGCTTACATCGCTCAGA AGGAGGGCTCCCCTCTGACAGTGTGGGGGTCGGGTACGCCGCGGCGGCAGTTCATCTACTCCCTGGACCTGGCGCGCCTCTTCCTGTGGGTGCTGCGGGACTACAACGAGGTGGAGCCCATCATCCTctcag tgggagaggaggatgagctTTCCATCAAAGAGGCTGCGCAAGGAGTGGTGGAGGCCCTGCAGTTCAAAGGGGAAGTCATC TACGACAGCAGCAAAGCAGACGGTCAGTTTAAGAAGACGGCGAGTAATGACAAACTACGGCGCTACCTACCGGACTTCAAGTTTACACCGTTTAACACAG